One window of the Chitinophaga niabensis genome contains the following:
- a CDS encoding GNAT family N-acetyltransferase, protein MQITKATAAHLPRLAELFDAYRQHYEQASDLQGAKAYLKERLEKGESEIFVALYNDEVVGFTQLYPVFSSIGMKKAWILNDLFVDPAHRRIGAARGLIAASRALGELTNARYIMLQTHTDNITAQALYEDTGFKRDDEFYYYYLSI, encoded by the coding sequence ATGCAAATTACTAAAGCAACTGCCGCCCATCTGCCCCGGCTGGCAGAACTGTTTGATGCTTACCGCCAGCATTATGAGCAGGCCTCAGACCTGCAGGGCGCAAAAGCTTATCTCAAAGAAAGACTGGAGAAAGGGGAAAGCGAAATATTTGTGGCCCTCTATAACGATGAAGTAGTAGGCTTCACCCAATTATACCCTGTATTTTCTTCCATTGGTATGAAAAAAGCCTGGATCCTGAACGATCTCTTTGTAGACCCTGCGCACAGAAGGATAGGCGCGGCACGCGGACTGATCGCCGCATCCAGGGCATTGGGAGAGCTGACCAACGCAAGGTACATTATGCTGCAAACGCATACGGACAATATCACTGCACAGGCCCTGTACGAGGATACCGGCTTTAAGCGGGACGATGAATTCTACTATTATTACCTCTCCATTTAA
- the rlmB gene encoding 23S rRNA (guanosine(2251)-2'-O)-methyltransferase RlmB: MNNRFKPSPPKPKQSSLIIGRQPLLEAMKAGKPIERIFLLKSATGDIIPQIRQLAASLKVPINTVPMEKLNGLTQANHQGVIAVTAKVAYLDLQDVISHVVEKGETPLFLILDGITDVRNIGAIARSAVCCGAHGIIIPDRGIAALNEEALKSSAGALERISVCRVDSLLKAIDTLHLNGIKVMASEMESKTALFDLPWQEPIAVIMGSEDKGVYPALLKASDQQFYIPMQNDFESFNVSVAAGIILFEAMRHRMAVKG; the protein is encoded by the coding sequence ATGAACAATCGATTTAAGCCATCGCCTCCCAAGCCGAAACAATCTTCGCTGATCATAGGCCGCCAGCCATTGCTGGAAGCCATGAAGGCCGGGAAGCCCATTGAACGCATATTTTTACTGAAATCCGCAACGGGAGACATTATTCCCCAGATCCGCCAGCTGGCTGCCTCACTGAAAGTGCCCATCAACACTGTACCGATGGAGAAACTGAACGGTTTAACACAGGCCAACCACCAGGGCGTGATAGCAGTAACGGCTAAAGTAGCCTACCTGGACCTCCAGGACGTTATTTCTCATGTAGTAGAAAAAGGAGAAACACCCTTGTTCCTGATCCTGGACGGGATCACGGATGTGCGGAATATAGGCGCCATTGCCCGCAGCGCCGTTTGTTGCGGCGCCCATGGCATTATTATACCAGACAGGGGCATTGCTGCCCTGAATGAAGAAGCCCTTAAATCTTCCGCCGGTGCCCTGGAAAGGATCTCCGTTTGCCGGGTGGACAGTCTGCTGAAGGCCATAGACACCCTGCACCTCAACGGTATTAAGGTGATGGCCAGTGAAATGGAATCCAAAACAGCCTTATTTGACCTGCCCTGGCAGGAGCCGATAGCGGTGATCATGGGGTCTGAGGACAAAGGGGTGTACCCCGCTTTGCTCAAAGCATCGGACCAGCAGTTCTATATTCCCATGCAGAATGATTTTGAGTCGTTTAACGTATCGGTAGCGGCAGGGATCATCCTGTTCGAAGCCATGCGTCACCGTATGGCCGTAAAGGGTTAA
- a CDS encoding patatin-like phospholipase family protein: MLRLFIIILLFLPYFVAAQQAPGHRPGIGLTLSGGGAKGLAHIGILQALDSAGLKVNYVTGTSMGSIVGALYAIGYSGDTIEIIAKKLDWGTLFSNQPVLNDISFEERAEYNRYMLEIPFEYGKPKLNSGVISGERLWLQLAKLSWPARDIKDFSKFNIPFKCIATDVATGEIVTLDKGELVTCMRASMAIPSVFTAVKIGNRKLVDGGVVRNFPSVTAKEMGADFIIGSNVSNGLRPADELLTPFDVLYQLGFYKDADDFVKARKLANIYIHHDLKNYSAASFNSVDSIIEEGKRKGREMYPIFKHMADSLDAIYGKEERVANRLPNVPDVEISGIRIKGLVHSDENFFRGRLGLEAGGCYTPEMIEEAVLNVYGTRFYKQITYHLTPMGYGSSQLEIDVEENPLSYVKFALHYNTFTNASAIINLTQRNFIVPNSRAYVTVAISENPRIRAEFFKYMGRKRNFGFGVGTYYENNPYNFYDNFKKIQEYRNKYASVDAKLQYMLNRVMAVGVSSRWEYIRIKPKLSPYVELDGNTKQFNSFLYYGLSTVDRKQFPTKGAEIQFEAGMIHNQNPDLRVTLEGVTQDIDSLGYNFSDYQRVLLKMNYYFPFSKRSTLIVNGYAGFNFNYNQIITNDFLIGGLTDFTRNQIPFMGLYHGEVNTSSVASASLGFQYEAIRNIFITPKASFGAYDFNGVSETKYNYVTGYGVTFGYSTRLGPLEASVMYSDQAQYLKAYVNLGFHF; this comes from the coding sequence ATGCTTCGACTATTCATTATCATACTTCTTTTCCTGCCTTATTTTGTGGCCGCGCAGCAGGCGCCGGGCCACAGGCCGGGCATTGGACTTACTTTAAGCGGTGGCGGCGCGAAAGGCCTGGCGCATATCGGCATCCTGCAGGCGCTGGACAGTGCAGGTTTAAAAGTTAATTATGTAACCGGCACCAGCATGGGCAGTATCGTAGGCGCCCTGTATGCGATCGGTTATTCCGGCGATACCATTGAGATTATTGCCAAAAAGCTGGATTGGGGCACATTATTCTCCAATCAGCCCGTTTTGAACGATATCAGTTTTGAAGAAAGGGCAGAATACAACCGTTATATGCTGGAGATCCCCTTTGAGTATGGTAAACCCAAGCTCAATTCCGGTGTTATCTCCGGGGAGCGCTTATGGCTGCAGCTGGCAAAACTCAGCTGGCCCGCGCGGGACATCAAAGATTTTTCCAAATTCAATATTCCTTTTAAATGTATTGCCACCGATGTGGCCACCGGGGAGATAGTGACGCTCGATAAAGGAGAGCTGGTTACGTGTATGCGTGCCAGTATGGCCATCCCTTCCGTGTTCACGGCGGTGAAGATCGGCAACCGCAAGCTCGTGGATGGCGGGGTAGTGCGTAATTTCCCTTCCGTTACCGCCAAAGAGATGGGCGCTGATTTTATTATCGGCTCCAATGTGAGCAATGGCCTCCGGCCCGCAGATGAACTGCTTACGCCATTTGATGTGCTTTACCAGTTAGGTTTTTATAAAGATGCAGATGATTTTGTAAAAGCCCGCAAGCTGGCCAACATCTATATTCATCATGATCTGAAGAATTATTCCGCCGCCAGCTTCAACAGTGTGGATTCCATCATTGAAGAGGGAAAACGGAAAGGAAGGGAGATGTATCCCATTTTCAAACACATGGCAGATTCGCTGGATGCTATCTATGGCAAAGAAGAACGGGTGGCTAACCGCCTGCCGAATGTGCCGGATGTAGAGATCTCCGGGATCAGGATAAAAGGGCTGGTGCATTCAGATGAAAACTTCTTCCGTGGCCGTTTAGGTCTCGAAGCGGGAGGTTGTTATACGCCGGAGATGATTGAAGAAGCAGTACTGAACGTATATGGTACCCGTTTCTACAAACAGATCACCTATCACCTTACCCCCATGGGTTATGGCAGCAGCCAGCTGGAAATAGATGTGGAAGAGAACCCGCTTAGTTATGTGAAGTTCGCACTGCATTATAATACCTTCACCAATGCCAGTGCTATCATCAACCTCACCCAGCGTAACTTCATTGTACCCAACTCCCGGGCCTATGTAACCGTGGCTATCAGTGAAAATCCCCGGATCAGGGCAGAGTTCTTTAAATACATGGGGCGCAAGCGGAACTTTGGTTTTGGCGTAGGCACCTATTACGAAAACAATCCCTACAATTTCTACGATAATTTTAAGAAGATCCAGGAGTACCGGAATAAATATGCCTCGGTAGATGCCAAACTGCAATACATGCTGAACCGGGTGATGGCAGTAGGCGTAAGTTCCCGCTGGGAGTATATCCGCATTAAACCTAAACTTTCTCCTTATGTGGAGCTGGACGGCAATACCAAACAATTCAATTCCTTTTTATATTATGGTTTAAGTACGGTGGACCGCAAACAGTTCCCCACCAAAGGAGCAGAGATCCAATTTGAAGCCGGCATGATCCATAATCAGAATCCGGACCTCAGGGTAACGCTGGAAGGTGTTACGCAGGACATAGACAGCCTGGGTTATAATTTCTCCGACTACCAGCGCGTATTGCTGAAAATGAATTACTATTTCCCTTTTTCCAAAAGATCTACCCTGATCGTAAACGGTTATGCGGGATTTAACTTCAACTATAACCAGATCATCACCAACGACTTCCTGATCGGTGGCCTCACGGACTTCACGCGTAACCAGATACCTTTTATGGGATTGTATCATGGAGAAGTGAATACTTCCAGTGTGGCCTCTGCTTCACTTGGTTTTCAATATGAAGCAATAAGGAACATCTTCATCACACCCAAGGCATCCTTCGGCGCGTATGATTTTAACGGCGTATCTGAAACAAAATATAATTATGTAACAGGGTATGGTGTTACATTCGGCTACAGCACAAGGCTGGGGCCGCTGGAGGCATCCGTGATGTACAGTGATCAGGCACAGTATTTAAAAGCGTATGTAAACCTGGGTTTCCATTTTTAG
- a CDS encoding MFS transporter: MNLPNQKQSIWQVIFASSAGTLIEWYDFYIFGSLSLILSEKFFPDTNPTLSYVATLATFAVGFIVRPFGAIVFGRLGDMVGRKYTFLLTLLIMGGSTFAIGLIPGYATIGILAPILVLILRLAQGLALGGEYGGAATYVAEHSPAGRRGYYTSFIQTTATLGLFVSLGVILATRTTMSAESFNEWGWRIPFWLSILLVLMSYYIRIKLHESPQFVQLKAEGKTSKNPIKESFGNKENLKLVLLALFGAAMGQGVVWYTGQFYALSFLQNTMHVEFVQSNIIIAVALFFATPFFIYFGHLSDKIGRKKVMMTGMLIAALSYYPIYKAMDNTTDLSKKEEISSAYRVESSLTPQEGGKFSERSAKIHVYTDSTVVKEITTTSAAGKVDVKKEVTVSKSNQAWLILLIFIQVIFVTMVYGPIAAFLVELFPTRIRYTSMSLPYHIGNGVFGGLLPAISTLLVTKYNNHLAGLIYPIGIALICLVIGLIFIKEKKTADGFAEVADV; this comes from the coding sequence ATGAATTTACCGAACCAAAAGCAGAGTATCTGGCAAGTGATATTCGCTTCGTCTGCAGGCACCTTAATAGAATGGTACGACTTCTACATCTTCGGCAGTCTTTCCCTGATATTATCTGAAAAATTCTTCCCGGACACCAATCCCACCCTCTCCTATGTAGCCACCCTGGCCACTTTTGCAGTAGGTTTCATCGTACGCCCTTTCGGCGCCATTGTATTTGGCAGATTGGGTGATATGGTGGGCAGGAAATACACTTTCCTCCTAACCCTTTTGATCATGGGAGGTTCCACTTTTGCTATCGGCCTTATACCCGGGTACGCTACCATAGGGATATTAGCCCCTATCTTAGTGTTGATCCTGCGCCTGGCGCAAGGGCTTGCACTGGGTGGTGAATATGGCGGCGCGGCTACTTATGTGGCAGAACACTCTCCCGCAGGGCGCAGGGGTTACTATACCAGCTTTATTCAAACCACCGCCACACTTGGGTTGTTTGTATCCCTGGGCGTGATCCTGGCCACCCGAACTACCATGAGCGCTGAAAGCTTTAATGAATGGGGATGGCGGATACCTTTCTGGTTAAGTATCCTGCTGGTATTGATGAGCTATTACATCCGTATCAAACTGCATGAATCCCCGCAGTTCGTACAACTGAAAGCAGAAGGTAAAACTTCCAAGAACCCTATTAAGGAGAGCTTCGGTAATAAAGAGAACCTGAAACTGGTATTGCTGGCGCTCTTTGGTGCGGCTATGGGCCAGGGTGTGGTATGGTACACCGGGCAGTTCTATGCTTTATCTTTTTTACAGAACACCATGCACGTGGAGTTCGTGCAATCCAATATCATCATTGCGGTGGCACTGTTCTTCGCTACGCCTTTCTTCATTTACTTCGGCCACCTCTCTGATAAGATAGGCCGGAAAAAAGTAATGATGACAGGAATGCTCATTGCTGCGCTCTCTTACTACCCTATCTATAAAGCGATGGATAATACAACAGACCTGAGCAAAAAAGAAGAGATCAGCAGCGCGTATCGCGTGGAAAGCAGCCTCACCCCGCAGGAAGGCGGAAAGTTCTCGGAAAGGTCTGCCAAGATCCATGTGTATACAGATAGTACCGTGGTAAAAGAGATCACCACTACTTCTGCAGCCGGCAAAGTGGATGTGAAGAAAGAAGTAACCGTAAGTAAGAGCAACCAGGCATGGCTGATCCTGCTTATTTTCATACAGGTGATCTTTGTAACCATGGTATACGGACCAATAGCGGCCTTCCTCGTGGAATTATTCCCTACCCGGATCCGTTATACTTCCATGTCGCTGCCGTATCATATCGGGAATGGCGTGTTTGGTGGATTGTTACCGGCTATCTCTACCCTGCTGGTTACAAAATACAATAACCACCTGGCAGGACTGATCTACCCGATCGGTATTGCATTGATCTGCCTGGTGATAGGATTGATCTTCATTAAAGAAAAGAAAACAGCAGACGGTTTTGCAGAAGTTGCAGACGTTTAA
- a CDS encoding aminotransferase class I/II-fold pyridoxal phosphate-dependent enzyme: MRKEDFLETALNKRREQHAFRQLRLPGRMIDFCSNDYLGLARSERVQEEALTISRQLAQVHGSGGSRLLAGNYELVEQAEQVLAKFHEAPAGLIYNSGYDANLGLFSAVPQKGDTIIYDQLIHASIRDGVRLSAATSYSFIHNSVEDLQKKILSVEGGRVFVAVESVYSMDGDTAPLEEITALCDKLGALLIVDEAHATGVIGPRGEGLMQALGLSCFARVHTFGKAVGCHGAIVLGSAVLRDFLINFSRSFIYTTALPPHAIAVILAAYDIFPDMHLERSHLSSLIAQFRKGVPGAASETPIQVVMAPGNEQARQLAHNLQQEGLDVRAILHPTVPKGQERLRVVLHSFNTAADVDRLITAINI; this comes from the coding sequence ATGCGAAAAGAAGACTTTCTGGAAACAGCATTGAACAAACGCAGGGAGCAGCACGCATTCCGCCAGCTGCGTTTGCCTGGGCGCATGATAGATTTCTGTTCAAATGATTACCTGGGTCTTGCGCGGAGTGAACGTGTACAGGAAGAAGCACTTACTATCAGCCGTCAACTGGCACAGGTGCACGGAAGCGGAGGCTCAAGATTACTGGCAGGGAATTACGAACTCGTAGAGCAGGCAGAACAGGTATTGGCAAAGTTCCATGAAGCGCCTGCCGGCCTGATCTATAATTCCGGTTACGATGCCAACCTTGGTTTATTTTCTGCCGTTCCGCAAAAAGGCGATACTATTATATACGATCAGCTGATCCATGCTTCCATCCGGGATGGGGTGCGTTTATCTGCTGCCACTTCCTACTCATTTATTCATAACAGCGTGGAAGATCTGCAAAAGAAGATCTTATCCGTAGAAGGCGGCCGTGTATTCGTAGCTGTGGAGTCCGTTTATTCCATGGATGGCGATACTGCCCCGCTGGAAGAGATCACTGCCCTTTGCGATAAACTGGGCGCCCTGCTGATCGTAGATGAAGCGCATGCTACCGGGGTAATAGGGCCAAGAGGGGAAGGGCTGATGCAGGCCCTGGGGTTGAGCTGTTTTGCCCGGGTACATACTTTTGGGAAAGCCGTGGGCTGCCATGGGGCAATCGTGCTGGGATCTGCGGTGCTGAGAGATTTCCTGATCAATTTCTCCCGTTCCTTCATTTATACCACTGCGCTGCCACCGCATGCCATAGCTGTAATATTGGCTGCATATGACATTTTTCCGGACATGCACCTGGAGCGTTCCCATCTTTCTTCCCTGATCGCTCAGTTCCGGAAAGGTGTTCCCGGGGCAGCCAGCGAAACGCCCATCCAGGTAGTAATGGCCCCCGGAAATGAGCAGGCCCGGCAATTGGCGCACAATTTGCAACAGGAGGGTCTGGATGTTCGGGCAATCTTACATCCCACTGTACCTAAGGGGCAGGAGCGTTTAAGAGTGGTGCTGCACAGTTTCAATACCGCTGCGGACGTGGACCGGCTCATAACCGCCATTAATATTTAA
- a CDS encoding hydroxymethylglutaryl-CoA lyase, whose amino-acid sequence MIKFIECPRDAMQGWPQQIPTEEKISYLNSLLEVGFDTLDFGSFVSAKAIPQMADTAAVLKGILPSSKTKLLAIVANVRGAEDAVSHEAVNFLGFPFSISETFQLRNTNKTIAESMEEVQTIQELCVKNSKQLVIYISMGFGNPYGDPYDTDVVLHWANAFAELNIPIISLADTVGVANPENISKLFSHLIPAYPEIEFGAHFHSTPQAWEEKIAAAYDNGCRRFDSALRGIGGCPMAQDDLVGNIATENLAAFCQKRNIPLPFSIEKLMQAGALADQVFRH is encoded by the coding sequence ATGATCAAATTCATTGAATGTCCGCGGGACGCCATGCAAGGGTGGCCGCAGCAGATACCAACAGAAGAAAAGATCAGTTACCTGAACAGCTTGCTGGAAGTAGGATTTGATACCCTGGACTTCGGCAGCTTTGTGTCTGCTAAAGCCATTCCGCAGATGGCGGATACCGCCGCTGTGCTCAAAGGCATTCTTCCTTCATCCAAAACCAAATTACTGGCCATTGTGGCCAATGTGCGGGGAGCGGAAGATGCCGTATCTCACGAGGCGGTGAACTTCCTCGGTTTTCCCTTTTCCATTTCAGAAACCTTCCAGCTCCGCAATACCAATAAAACCATCGCGGAATCCATGGAGGAAGTGCAGACCATCCAGGAGCTTTGCGTGAAGAACAGCAAACAACTGGTGATCTATATCTCCATGGGCTTCGGTAATCCATATGGCGATCCGTATGATACAGATGTGGTACTGCACTGGGCCAATGCTTTCGCAGAACTGAACATTCCCATCATTTCCCTGGCAGATACAGTAGGCGTAGCCAACCCGGAGAATATTTCCAAACTCTTCTCGCATCTGATCCCTGCTTACCCGGAGATTGAATTCGGCGCACATTTTCATTCCACCCCGCAGGCCTGGGAAGAAAAGATCGCCGCCGCCTACGACAACGGCTGCCGCCGGTTCGACAGTGCATTGCGCGGAATAGGAGGCTGCCCCATGGCGCAGGACGACCTGGTAGGCAACATTGCCACAGAAAACCTCGCTGCCTTTTGCCAGAAGCGGAACATCCCTCTTCCTTTCAGCATAGAAAAGCTCATGCAGGCAGGCGCATTGGCGGATCAGGTGTTCCGGCATTAA
- a CDS encoding tRNA-(ms[2]io[6]A)-hydroxylase: MSSKVSILGLKLPSDPRWVDLAAISLEEVLTDHAFCEQKAATSCISLIQRYPDRSKLVEELAPIVTEEWGHFRQVLAEMKKRGFTLGKQRKDEYVNELISFQVKGGSPADVLLDRLLIFALIEARSCERFRLLSEGLEDAYLREFYRKFMISEAGHYRLFIDLANEYLPEEKVKKRWAEWLEFEAGMIATLKVRGDRMH, from the coding sequence ATGAGCAGTAAAGTTTCGATCCTTGGATTAAAATTACCATCGGACCCGCGGTGGGTGGACCTGGCAGCAATTTCGCTGGAAGAAGTATTAACGGATCATGCTTTCTGCGAACAAAAAGCAGCTACCTCCTGTATCTCTCTCATTCAACGATATCCGGACAGATCAAAATTAGTGGAAGAACTCGCACCCATTGTTACGGAAGAATGGGGCCATTTCCGCCAGGTACTTGCCGAAATGAAAAAACGCGGCTTCACACTCGGTAAACAACGGAAAGATGAATATGTGAATGAACTGATCTCCTTCCAGGTAAAAGGCGGCTCTCCTGCCGATGTGCTGCTGGACAGGCTGCTGATCTTTGCATTGATCGAAGCCCGCAGCTGTGAGCGCTTCCGCCTCTTAAGCGAAGGCCTTGAAGATGCCTACCTCCGCGAATTCTACCGTAAGTTCATGATCTCCGAAGCAGGGCACTACCGCCTCTTTATCGATCTCGCCAATGAATACCTGCCGGAAGAAAAAGTAAAGAAACGCTGGGCGGAATGGCTGGAATTTGAAGCAGGCATGATCGCTACTCTCAAGGTGCGTGGCGACAGGATGCACTAA
- a CDS encoding NUDIX hydrolase: protein MNIQQNPWQILDSAVPYENKWIRVTEHQVLNPSGGAGIYGVVHFKNLAIGVVALDTDQQLYLVGQYRFPLEAFSWEIPEGGCPLGTDPLATAKRELLEETGLVAQDWTMLIQMHLSNSVSDEFGIVYLAQGLEQFEAQPEETEQLLVQKVHFEKAYQMVKNHEITDSLSIAAIQKIKLMMLEGEL, encoded by the coding sequence ATGAACATACAACAGAATCCCTGGCAGATCCTCGATTCCGCCGTTCCCTATGAGAACAAATGGATCCGTGTGACCGAACACCAGGTGCTGAACCCCTCCGGTGGGGCCGGCATTTACGGGGTGGTACATTTCAAGAACCTGGCCATTGGCGTGGTAGCGCTGGATACAGATCAGCAGCTTTACCTGGTAGGGCAGTACCGTTTTCCGCTGGAGGCTTTCAGCTGGGAAATACCCGAAGGTGGTTGCCCCCTGGGAACAGATCCCCTGGCAACTGCCAAAAGGGAACTGCTGGAAGAAACCGGGCTGGTAGCGCAGGACTGGACCATGCTCATCCAGATGCATCTATCCAATTCCGTGAGTGACGAGTTCGGCATTGTATACCTGGCACAGGGATTAGAGCAGTTTGAAGCCCAGCCGGAGGAAACGGAACAGCTGCTGGTACAGAAAGTACACTTCGAAAAAGCGTACCAGATGGTGAAAAACCATGAGATAACAGATTCCCTCTCTATTGCCGCTATCCAAAAGATTAAGCTCATGATGCTGGAAGGTGAGCTTTGA
- a CDS encoding GSCFA domain-containing protein, with amino-acid sequence MNFRLTFPVAPIEPSLQYTDKLLLTGSCFAEEIGARLRQNKFNVNINPNGILFNPLSIAQSMQYYLDEKEYTEQDLFLHEDLWHSWDHHSRFSDASKETVLNAINDSQAAAAKRLKEADWLIITLGSAHAYALKENNRIVANCHKVPDQAFYKRLLTANEIIAALDNMMHRLFFQNRKVNILFTVSPVRYIRDGVVENNLSKAILLQAVHHLVNKFNRLFYFPAYELVIDDLRDYRFYKEDLVHPNELAVNYVWDNFANNCISPEGQKILQQVMEITRARHHRPFNPQTPQHQQFLQTYVKKTKALVAAHPFLEMGEELGYFEGKV; translated from the coding sequence ATGAACTTCCGCTTAACCTTTCCGGTGGCTCCCATAGAACCATCTCTTCAATATACTGACAAACTGCTGCTCACAGGTTCCTGTTTTGCAGAAGAGATCGGCGCACGCCTGCGGCAGAACAAGTTTAACGTCAACATCAATCCCAATGGCATTCTCTTTAATCCGCTGAGCATTGCACAAAGCATGCAGTACTACCTGGATGAAAAGGAATATACCGAACAGGATCTGTTCCTGCATGAAGACCTCTGGCACAGCTGGGACCATCATTCCCGTTTTTCAGATGCCTCCAAAGAAACAGTACTTAACGCCATCAACGATTCACAAGCCGCCGCAGCCAAACGTTTAAAAGAGGCTGACTGGCTGATCATTACTTTAGGCAGCGCACACGCCTATGCACTTAAAGAGAACAACCGCATTGTTGCCAATTGCCATAAAGTACCCGATCAGGCTTTCTACAAACGTTTATTAACGGCCAACGAGATCATTGCTGCATTGGATAACATGATGCACCGCCTGTTCTTCCAGAACCGGAAAGTGAATATCCTTTTCACCGTGAGCCCGGTGAGATACATAAGGGATGGTGTGGTAGAGAATAACCTGAGCAAGGCTATCCTGTTACAGGCTGTACATCACCTGGTGAATAAATTCAACCGTCTTTTTTATTTCCCTGCGTATGAACTGGTGATAGACGATCTCCGCGATTACCGTTTTTACAAGGAAGACCTTGTACACCCCAATGAACTGGCTGTCAATTACGTTTGGGATAACTTTGCCAACAACTGTATCAGTCCGGAAGGGCAGAAGATCCTGCAACAGGTAATGGAAATAACAAGGGCAAGGCATCACCGTCCTTTTAACCCGCAAACGCCGCAGCATCAGCAGTTCTTACAAACTTATGTGAAGAAAACAAAGGCCCTGGTGGCAGCACATCCTTTTTTAGAAATGGGAGAGGAGCTGGGGTATTTTGAAGGGAAAGTATAG